A window of Papilio machaon chromosome 1, ilPapMach1.1, whole genome shotgun sequence contains these coding sequences:
- the LOC106710663 gene encoding uncharacterized protein LOC106710663, translated as MLLMIGASKDLRWQSGGRRTQEVNNIAIHVTPPDGEEDDEIVPPLRARRKLSSPLSGLPNAESLVGPAPRSLSPLDRTRRRFSTMVSSAAAAAVSRRLSATIGWCLASPTQVKPQIVRQGRALGLQYIKTQIRRSSICPNKQIVMKRLQQMLETECGEEAAVNLESGVLAALRALCAALERKQPDAFRHIARQATRAPATMLRSDVALAELALALARRVTRENITWSKIAAVYCICGALAREAAEASEGEPPIELVAAPAAAIADVLHEETGSWIAAHGGWNGLIERLRVSDRDQRSEKTLRVMVSFFITACLLLLLLRWANILLTSPRDYIVEDI; from the exons ATGTTATTGATG ataGGGGCTTCAAAAGATTTAAGATGGCAATCGGGTGGGAGGAGAACTCAAGAGGTCAACAACATAGCAATACATGTCACTCCACCAGATGGCGAAGAAGATGACGAGATTGTGCCGCCGCTGCGAGCGCGCAGGAAGCTGAGCAGCCCGCTCAGCGGCTTGCCCAACGCTGAGAGCCTTGTCGGACCCG CACCCCGCTCGCTATCACCTCTGGATCGTACAAGAAGACGCTTCAGCACGATGGTTTCGAGCGCAGCGGCGGCCGCCGTGTCCCGCCGGCTGTCCGCCACCATAGGCTGGTGCCTCGCCTCGCCAACACAAGTCAAACCACAAATAGTCCGACAAGGACGTGCCTTGGGCTTGCAGTacataaaaacacaaattcGCAGATCATCTATATGCCCAAATAAG CAAATAGTAATGAAACGTTTGCAACAAATGCTGGAGACGGAGTGCGGGGAGGAGGCTGCGGTTAACCTGGAGAGCGGTGTGCTGGCGGCGCTGCGGGCGCTGTGTGCGGCGCTCGAACGCAAGCAACCTGACGCTTTCCGCCACATCGCGCGCCAGGCTACGCGCGCCCCCGCCACCATGCTGCGCTCGGACGTTGCGCTCGCCGAACTGGCGCTAGCTCTCGCCAGGAGGGTCACTAGAGAAAACATCACCTGGTCTAAG atagCAGCTGTGTACTGTATATGCGGCGCCTTGGCGCGTGAGGCCGCTGAAGCCTCGGAAGGTGAGCCTCCGATTGAGCTGGTGGCAGCACCGGCCGCCGCTATCGCCGATGTTTTACACGAAGAGACAGGCTCTTGGATTGCTGCTCATGGGGGATGG AATGGTCTAATAGAACGATTACGTGTTAGCGACCGTGACCAAAGATCCGAGAAGACTCTGCGTGTTATGGTGTCGTTCTTCATAACGGCATGTCTGTTGTTACTCCTTCTCAGATGGGCCAACATCCTACTGACCTCGCCTAGAGACTACATCGTAGAAGACATTTGA
- the LOC106710702 gene encoding cullin-3-B — protein sequence MLKNTLPKDKPGKMRIRAFPMTMDEKYVESIWSLLKNAIQEIQKKNNSGLSFEELYRNAYTMVLHKHGERLYTGLKEVVTHHLENKVREDVLHSLHNGFLQTLNYAWTDHQTSMVMIRDILMYMDRVYVQQNDVDNVYNLGLIIFRDQVVRYGCIRDHLRQTLLELVARERRGEVVDRLAIRNACQMLMVLGINSRSVYEEDFEKPFLHQSAEFYRMESQKFLGENSAAVYIARVEARIGEEAERARHYLDETTEPRIVAVLEHELIERHMKTIVEMENSGVVHMLLHTRTAELACVYKLMARVPDGLRTVADAVSAHLREQGRALVTDTHHNTNAIAFVQNLLDLKDRFDHFLHNSFNNDKLFKHMIAADFEYFLNLNNKSPEFLSLFIDGKLKKGEKGMSEQEIEAVLDKTMVLFRFLQEKDVFERYYKQHLAKRLLLNKSVSDDSEKNMISKLKTECGCQFTSKLEGMFKDMTVSNTIMEEFKDHVLSAGTNLHGVDLSVRVLTTGFWPTQSATPKCNIPSAPRNAFDVFRSFYLAKHSGRQLSLQPQLGSADLHATFRAAGGAGASAGAGSSAALAGGGGSPPHSPPAAPPAAAAAAAAAAPRKHIIQVSTFQMCVLLLFNKRERLTYEEILNETDIPEKDLVRALQSLAMGKPTQRVLIKHPKTKEIEAAHQFYVNDAFTSKLHRVKIQTVAAKGESEPERRETRNKVDEDRKHEIEAAIVRIMKARKRMAHTLLVAEVTEQLRARFLPSPVVIKKRIEGLIEREYLARTPDDRKVYTYVA from the exons atgttaaaaaatactttaccgAAGGACAAACCAGGCAAGATGAGGATCAGAGCCTTTCCT ATGACAATGGATGAGAAGTATGTAGAAAGTATATGGAGCTTACTAAAGAATGCAATACAAGAAATacagaagaaaaataattctgGACTGTCATTTGAGGAGCTCTATCGAAATGCCTACACTATGGTCCTGCACAAGCATGGGGAAAGGTTGTATACAGGCTTGAAGGAGGTTGTAACTCATCATCTTGAAAATAAG GTACGGGAAGATGTATTGCACTCCCTCCACAATGGGTTCTTGCAAACCTTGAACTATGCCTGGACGGACCATCAAACTAGTATGGTAATGATCCGGGACATACTTATGTATATGGACAGGGTATATGTGCAGCAAAATGATGTTGATAATGTTTACAATCTTGGACTCATCATCTTCAGAGATCAG GTAGTGAGATACGGGTGCATCCGCGACCATCTGCGGCAGACGCTGCTGGAGCTGGTGGCGCGCGAGCGACGCGGCGAGGTGGTGGACCGGCTGGCCATCCGCAACGCCTGCCAGATGCTCATGGTGCTCGGCATCAACTCGCGCTCCGTCTACGAGGAGGACTTCGAAAAGCCCTTCCTCCATCAGTCAGCTGAATTTTATAGA atggaaTCTCAAAAGTTTCTCGGTGAGAACAGCGCGGCGGTGTACATAGCCCGTGTGGAGGCGCGCATCGGCGAGGAGGCGGAGCGCGCTCGCCACTACCTCGATGAGACCACGGAGCCCCGCATCGTCGCCGTGCTCGAGCACGAGCTCATCGAGCGCCACATGAAGACCATCGTCGAG ATGGAGAACTCTGGCGTGGTACACATGCTGCTGCACACGCGCACAGCTGAGCTGGCCTGCGTGTACAAGTTGATGGCGCGCGTGCCCGACGGCCTGCGCACCGTCGCCGACGCCGTGTCCGCACATCTGCGCGAGCAGGGCCGCGCACTCGTCACCGACACGCACCACAACACCAACGCCATCGCCTTCGTACAG AATCTATTGGATCTGAAGGACAGGTTCGATCACTTCCTCCACAACTCGTTCAACAACGACAAGCTGTTCAAGCACATGATAGCCGCAGACTTTGAATATTTCCTCAACTTGAACAACAAATCTCCAGAATTCCTATCACTGTTTATTGACGGCAAATTGAAGAAAGGCGAAAAAGGG atgAGTGAACAGGAAATAGAGGCAGTGTTGGACAAAACGATGGTGTTGTTCCGTTTCCTGCAGGAGAAGGACGTCTTTGAGAGATACTACAAGCAGCATCTTGCCAAGCGGCTGTTGCTCAACAAATCCGTCTCCGATGACAGCGAGAAGAATATGATCTCTAAACTGAAG ACTGAATGCGGTTGCCAGTTTACATCAAAGTTGGAAGGAATGTTCAAAGACATGACTGTATCCAACACTATTATGGAAGAGTTCAAGGACCATGTACTTTCCGCGggg ACGAACCTCCACGGCGTGGACCTGTCGGTGCGCGTACTCACGACCGGCTTCTGGCCCACGCAGAGCGCCACGCCCAAGTGCAATATACCCTCCGCGCCTAGAAACGCATTCGATGTATTTAGAAG CTTCTACTTGGCGAAGCACTCTGGACGTCAGCTGTCGCTGCAGCCGCAGCTGGGCAGCGCCGACCTGCACGCCACGTTCCGCGCTgcgggcggggcgggggccAGTGCGGGCGCGGGCAGCAGCGCGGCGCTGGCGGGGGGCGGGGGCTCGCCGCCGCActcgccgcccgccgcgccgcccgccgccgccgccgccgccgccgccgccgcgccccgCAAACACATCATACAGGTCTCCACCTTCCAGATGTGCGTGCTGCTGCTCTTCAACAAGCGCGAGAGACTCACTTATGAG gAAATTCTGAACGAGACTGACATTCCTGAGAAGGACCTGGTGCGCGCGTTGCAGTCGCTGGCGATGGGCAAGCCCACGCAGCGGGTGCTCATCAAACACCCCAAGACAAAAGAGATCGAAGCCGCGCACCAGTTCTACGTAAACGACGCGTTCACCTCCAAGTTGCACAG agttaaaatacaaacagTGGCGGCGAAGGGCGAGTCGGAGCCGGAGCGACGCGAGACACGCAACAAGGTGGACGAGGACCGCAAGCACGAGATCGAGGCGGCCATCGTTCGTATCATGAAGGCGCGCAAGAGGATGGCG CACACGCTGCTGGTGGCGGAGGTGACGGAGCAGCTGCGGGCGCGCTTCCTGCCCTCGCCCGTTGTCATCAAGAAGCGTATCGAGGGTCTCATCGAGCGCGAGTACCTGGCGCGTACGCCCGACGACCGCAAAGT